The nucleotide window AAGCACTTAAATATTTATGAAGTTATTGCCGGAGAAGTATCAAGCAAAGCCGAAAACGGGAAAAGGATAACCAACGCGGACATTCGGAAAGAGCTCAAGAGTCTTGTAAAAAACTTTGATAAGTGTTCATTTTAGGATAAGGAGGTTGGTCAGATACCTAATGTCAAAGCAAGATGTTATCGAGGCTGAAGGTACTGTCATTGAACCGTTGCCAAACGCCATGTTCCGTGTGGAACTCCAGAATGGCCATAAAGTGTTGGCGCATGTTTCCGGCAAGATTAGGATGAACTTTATCAGGATTTTGGCCGGTGACCGGGTGACAGTAGAACTTTCACCTTATGATTTGAATCGCGGGCGAATTATTTATCGATACAAGTAAAATCAGAAGTCAGAAGTCAGAAATCAGAAGTCAGAAGTCAGAAATCAGAAGTCAGAATTAAGAATTAGGAAGGAATTCGGCGAAACCGAATTCCAACAAACAATCTAACGACTAACAACCGACGACCAACGACTAAATGTGGAGGGTTTACGATGAAAGTGAGGCCATCCGTAAAGCCCATCTGTGAGAAGTGCAAGATCATTCGCAGGAAGGGCAAAGTTATGATAATTTGCGAGAATCCCAAACATAAGCAGGTACAAGGGTAATACCAGGAGGTGTTTAATAATTTATGGCACGTATCGCAGGCGTTGACTTGCCAAGAGATAAACGGGTCGAGATTGCCCTTACTTATATTTTTGGCATTGGTAAGCCCACGTCCCAAAAAATCCTTTCTCAGACGAATGTCAACCCTGATACCAGGGTAAAGAATTTAACTGAGGATGAAATTAACAGGCTGCGTGAAATTATTGAGAAGAATCACAAAGTGGAAGGCGATTTGCGCCGGGAAATTGCTTTAAACATCAAGCGCCTGATTGAAATTGGCTGCTACCGTGGATTAAGGCACCGCCGTGGTATGCCGGTACGGGGACAACGGACTAAAACTAATGCCAGGACCCGTAAAGGACCGCGTAAGACAGTCGGCGTGCGCAGGAAAAAGTAACGTGAGTGTTAAGTTGGCTCAGTGTGGCGTGGCGCTTACCTGGAGGGCGGTTTTAGGATTAAGTTGTTAGCTTGGCCGTCCCCGAAATAGGCGGGGCAGCAGCATAGGTGAGCTTAGACGGTCCGGGGGCGAACGCGTTAGCCTGTAGGTAAGCGCTACGCCATGCGATCTAGCGGATAATCTGAGCAAACTTGACGCATGTAAATAAATTTAAGGAGGTTATTAGATGGCGCGTCGCGTAACCAGGACGAAAAGACGTGAACGCAAAAATATAGAATCTGGTGTTGCGCATATCAGATCTACTTTTAATAATACCATAGTAACCATAACTGATACCAAGGGTAATGCGATATCCTGGGCCAGCGCCGGAGGCGTGGGCTTTAAGGGTTCCCGGAAAAGCACTCCGTACGCTGCTCAGCAGGCGGCTGAAAATGCCGCTAAAGAGGCCATGGAGCATGGCATGAAAGTTGTGGAAGTTATGGTTAAAGGGCCGGGCGCCGGCCGTGAGGCGGCTATTCGCTCTTTACAGGCGGCTGGGCTGGAAGTTAACTTGATTAAAGATGTGACTCCGATTCCTCATAACGGTTGCCGGCCACCCAAGCGCCGGAGAGTATAAGGAGGTGTGACGGTATGGCGAGATATACTGGAGCAGTGTGCCGGCAATGTCGCCGGGAAGGGCTGAAACTATACCTCAAAGGCGACCGTTGTTACTCGACAAAGTGTGGCGTCGACCGCAGGACCTACGCTCCCGGCCAGCACGGCCAGGGACGCAAGAAAGTTTCGGAGTATGGCCTGCAATTGAGGGAAAAACAAAAAGCGCGCCGGATATACGGCATTTTGGAAGGCCAGTTTAGACGCTACTTTGCGAGAGCCGAGCGGCAGCCGGGTGTCACCGGTGAGAATCTGCTCCGCTTATTGGAAAGACGTCTTGACAATGTTGTCTATCGCCTGGGACTCGGGGCATCCCGAAACGAAGCCAGGCAGCTTGTGCGCCATGGACATTTTATTGTTAACGGCCGCAAAGTTAATATACCGTCATACTTGCTCCGTGTGGGCGATGTAATTACCGTCCGGGATAAGAGCAAGGAATCACCCAGAGTGAAAGAACTGCTGGAGCGGGCTGCCGAGCGCACTCCTCCCGCATGGCTTGAATTAGAGGCAGACCAGGCCATTGCTCGCGTTGTGGCGCTTCCGGCACGGGATCAGATTGACGCTCCCGTTCAGGAGCACCTGATTGTCGAGCTTTACTCCAGGTAGGCCATTAGGGTTGTTGATTGCGTGACCCGCCAAAGGAGGGAAACGTCCGTGCTTGAAATTGAAAAACCGAAAATTGAAGTTGTAGAAATGAGCGACGATTACACTTACGGCAAGTTTACGGTGGAGCCGCTGGAAAGAGGCTACGGCATTACTCTCGGGAATTCCCTGCGCCGCATCCTGCTTTCCTCACTGCCGGGCGCAGCTGTCACTTCGGTAAAGATTAACGGAGTGCTGCATGAATTTTCAACCATACCGGGAGTGGTGGAAGACGTTACAGATATTATTTTGAACCTTAAGAGTCTCAGCCTGAAACTCCACAACGATGAGGAAAAGATCCTGCGCATTGAGTCTGAAGCCGCTGGTGTAGTAAGGGCCGGAGATATTATCTACGACTCTGACGTGGAAATATTAAACCCTGAGCTCACCATAGCCACTCTGTCGGGCAATGCCAATCTGTCCATGGAGATCACCGTTTCCAAAGGACGGGGTTATGTCTCCGCGGAGCGCAATAAAAAGAATGAACATATTATCGGTGTGATTCCGGTAGATTCAGTTTTTACACCGGTGCGCAAGGTCAATTATAATGTGGAAAACACCC belongs to Pelotomaculum isophthalicicum JI and includes:
- the infA gene encoding translation initiation factor IF-1 — translated: MSKQDVIEAEGTVIEPLPNAMFRVELQNGHKVLAHVSGKIRMNFIRILAGDRVTVELSPYDLNRGRIIYRYK
- the rpmJ gene encoding 50S ribosomal protein L36, yielding MKVRPSVKPICEKCKIIRRKGKVMIICENPKHKQVQG
- the rpsM gene encoding 30S ribosomal protein S13 — protein: MARIAGVDLPRDKRVEIALTYIFGIGKPTSQKILSQTNVNPDTRVKNLTEDEINRLREIIEKNHKVEGDLRREIALNIKRLIEIGCYRGLRHRRGMPVRGQRTKTNARTRKGPRKTVGVRRKK
- the rpsK gene encoding 30S ribosomal protein S11, with product MARRVTRTKRRERKNIESGVAHIRSTFNNTIVTITDTKGNAISWASAGGVGFKGSRKSTPYAAQQAAENAAKEAMEHGMKVVEVMVKGPGAGREAAIRSLQAAGLEVNLIKDVTPIPHNGCRPPKRRRV
- the rpsD gene encoding 30S ribosomal protein S4; this translates as MARYTGAVCRQCRREGLKLYLKGDRCYSTKCGVDRRTYAPGQHGQGRKKVSEYGLQLREKQKARRIYGILEGQFRRYFARAERQPGVTGENLLRLLERRLDNVVYRLGLGASRNEARQLVRHGHFIVNGRKVNIPSYLLRVGDVITVRDKSKESPRVKELLERAAERTPPAWLELEADQAIARVVALPARDQIDAPVQEHLIVELYSR
- a CDS encoding DNA-directed RNA polymerase subunit alpha — its product is MLEIEKPKIEVVEMSDDYTYGKFTVEPLERGYGITLGNSLRRILLSSLPGAAVTSVKINGVLHEFSTIPGVVEDVTDIILNLKSLSLKLHNDEEKILRIESEAAGVVRAGDIIYDSDVEILNPELTIATLSGNANLSMEITVSKGRGYVSAERNKKNEHIIGVIPVDSVFTPVRKVNYNVENTRVGQITDYDKLTIEVWTDGSIRPDEAISLSAKIMSEHLRLFIGLTETVSDVEIMVEKEEEQKDKILEMTIEELDLSVRSYNCLKRAGINTVEELIQRNEDDMMKVRNLGKKSLEEVVNKLRELGLLLRKNDE